In Flavobacterium lacustre, a genomic segment contains:
- a CDS encoding recombinase family protein — MKKARYIRQSTSQQSNLRQLAKAHPDEKLFVDIISGSVPFDERPQGIKLIQAIEASEVNYVSFHAIDRAGRSTINVLQTLKYFFDKGVVVKIDNLGLESMINGKANPVFNLITTILSELSSLEKSSLLERQAEGIIQARLRGAYKGRMKNTSDSPAMTLDKHKKTIKALKANPNLSLRQIAKLASDVDYKVSANTVKKVKGLLNRTVE, encoded by the coding sequence ATGAAGAAAGCTAGATATATCCGCCAAAGTACCAGTCAACAATCTAACCTCCGCCAATTAGCGAAAGCCCATCCAGATGAAAAACTTTTTGTTGATATTATTAGTGGTTCGGTTCCATTTGATGAACGCCCACAAGGCATTAAGCTCATTCAAGCAATTGAGGCTTCTGAGGTAAACTATGTGAGTTTTCATGCCATCGATAGAGCTGGAAGGTCAACTATCAACGTATTACAGACATTAAAATATTTTTTCGATAAAGGTGTTGTAGTCAAAATCGATAATCTTGGGCTTGAATCAATGATAAACGGAAAAGCAAATCCAGTTTTTAACCTAATTACAACAATCCTTTCGGAGCTATCGAGTTTAGAGAAATCATCACTTTTAGAGAGGCAGGCAGAAGGGATTATACAGGCTCGTCTACGTGGAGCCTATAAGGGGCGAATGAAAAATACAAGTGATTCCCCAGCTATGACCTTAGATAAACATAAGAAAACCATAAAAGCTTTAAAAGCTAATCCTAATCTATCACTCAGACAAATTGCAAAATTGGCCTCAGATGTTGATTATAAGGTTTCAGCTAATACGGTAAAAAAAGTAAAAGGATTATTGAACCGAACGGTTGAATAG
- a CDS encoding RES family NAD+ phosphorylase, whose translation MNVCVNCFQDSELKKFVESSSVSGKCDFCSDDLDIEILSLEELLDFFAEFLNIFQEKEESTSLVEIIDRDWKLFSSENISSLILAEIMRLLKSSFTSPNVCVDYIDEINSCVNYWDELKEDLKWRRRFLTDIDKIIELGWDGFFNQQSLANPNDVLFRARIHTNKDTSFSLQEMGCPNKMIVSGGRANPQGIPYLYLSKSSETTFYETRTTYLDEVSVGEFKIKEDNKVILVDFTECANAFLNMGDILNYTKSLLLKKYISSDLSKPLKRTDSELEYIPTQFICEFIRYITNADGIIFNSSLHLGGVNIVLFDENKVECIGIKKHKISNVSISGELYILN comes from the coding sequence ATGAATGTTTGTGTTAATTGTTTTCAAGATTCGGAGCTTAAAAAATTTGTCGAATCCTCGTCAGTTTCTGGAAAATGTGATTTTTGTAGTGATGATTTAGATATTGAAATTTTATCTCTTGAAGAGTTGTTAGATTTTTTCGCTGAATTTCTTAATATATTTCAAGAAAAGGAAGAATCTACATCATTAGTAGAAATTATAGATAGGGATTGGAAATTGTTTTCATCTGAAAACATCAGTTCGTTAATTTTGGCTGAAATCATGAGATTGTTAAAATCAAGTTTTACTTCTCCCAATGTTTGTGTTGACTATATTGACGAAATTAATAGTTGTGTAAACTATTGGGATGAACTAAAAGAGGATTTAAAATGGAGAAGAAGATTTCTTACAGATATTGATAAAATTATTGAGTTAGGTTGGGATGGTTTTTTTAATCAGCAATCTTTAGCAAATCCTAATGATGTTTTATTTAGAGCAAGAATTCATACTAATAAAGATACTTCATTTTCTTTGCAAGAAATGGGTTGTCCAAATAAAATGATAGTGTCTGGCGGTAGGGCTAATCCTCAAGGCATTCCATATTTGTATCTTAGTAAGTCATCAGAAACAACATTTTATGAAACAAGGACAACTTATTTAGATGAAGTTAGCGTAGGTGAATTTAAAATTAAAGAAGATAATAAAGTTATATTAGTAGATTTTACGGAATGTGCGAATGCTTTTCTGAATATGGGTGACATTTTGAATTATACTAAGAGTCTATTACTTAAAAAATACATAAGCAGTGATTTGTCTAAGCCACTCAAAAGAACTGATTCAGAACTTGAATACATTCCAACTCAATTTATTTGTGAATTTATAAGGTATATCACTAATGCAGATGGCATAATTTTTAATAGTTCATTGCATCTAGGTGGAGTTAATATTGTTTTGTTTGATGAAAATAAAGTTGAGTGCATAGGTATAAAGAAGCATAAAATTTCAAATGTTTCTATCTCAGGTGAACTCTATATTTTAAATTAA